A genomic stretch from Podospora pseudoanserina strain CBS 124.78 chromosome 3, whole genome shotgun sequence includes:
- a CDS encoding hypothetical protein (COG:B; antiSMASH:Cluster_1; EggNog:ENOG503NZED), which yields MTAARRTKSAVDTTDRAPRQLPGSACEACQKRKVRCDRKSPCGTCKDGGLVCEINTQRRPRGPKKGELNNLRSQVGVCLNRVVALERRLSLDPTEEALTLATQFSEAPPVPEMPSASSASDQDFSQFPSPSCQRRPSWESDIHIAMSPMTPSSLPMGFSTFQFPPSPQSPPRCAFVDDLMRADLDQLYFDRVHPNVPIFSQSQYFARSRQISMMDGPNYLLCLQYAMWTLAMSFSSQFESSRDLFYKETRHMLENLDLHEDDMNTVRVEQVQAWLLLAFYEFARCNYRRAWITAGRAFRLVQLARLHEVDISENAAECDDAVSREEKRRTFWVAYYLDRLLCIRNRRPLTLIEEMICTRLPSSDLAFQGGSPVQERFLEEVFASGDHSLLSPLAESAILLTIFGRAVSQCQAQRTQPTYASASLEFWMRQEWVKNTLSSSLNSLMVNHPVISAAEPMLFFSTMMAHAVKIYMCQIVESTSHEESCRPNVVECQNQAMHAAREIARLVKAHEHIPYFKAYIFLPLAIFLAASRLMAHLDCVVENMQALTPLGTSCYQGMEVKDGINAEFQCCMNALRSMQSFNNLAREYLLVLEPQESFSLTAFQGAFLCE from the exons ATGACTGCTGCCCGTCGCACAAAAAGTGCAGTTGACACAACCGACCGGGCACCACGGCAGCTCCCCGGATCCGCCTGCGAGGCATGCCAGAAGCGCAAAGTACGAT GTGACAGGAAAAGTCCTTGTGGGACTTGCAAAGATGGCGGTCTCGTGTGTGAAATCAACACCCAACGACGACCACGGGGCCCCAAGAAGGGCGAACTCAACAACCTTCGAAGTCAAGTTGGTGTGTGTTTAAATCGTGTTG TGGCTCTGGAACGACGCCTCAGTCTTGATCCCACCGAAGAAGCGTTGACCCTCGCTACTCAGTTTTCAGAAGCCCCGCCCGTGCCCGAAATGCCATCTgcaagctcggcctcggaTCAGGACTTTTCGCAGTTTCCGTCACCATCATGTCAAAGAAGGCCTTCCTGGGAGAGCGATATCCATATTGCCATGTCTCCCATGACACCTAGCTCCCTTCCGATGGGCTTCTCGACTTTCCAgttccctccctctccccaatccccaccGAGATGCGCATTTGTCGATGATTTGATGCGAGCGGATCT TGACCAGCTGTATTTCGACCGGGTCCACCCAAATGTGCCCATCTTCAGCCAGTCGCAATATTTTGCCAGATCTCGGCAGATTTCCATGATGGATGGGCCGAATTACTTGCTGTGTCTGCAGTATGCCATGTGGACATTGGCAATGTCGTTTTCGTCGCAGTTTGAAAGTTCGCGGGATCTCTTCTACAAGGAAACCCGCCATATGCTCGAAAACCTGGACCTCCACGAGGACGACATGAACACGGTGCGGGTGGAACAAGTGCAAGCGTGGCTTCTGCTTGCCTTCTACGAGTTCGCACGGTGCAACTACCGGCGTGCCTGGATCACGGCCGGCAGGGCGTTTAGGCTTGTCCAACTTGCACGGCTCCACGAGGTTGATATTTCGGAGAATGCGGCTGAATGCGACGACGCTGTTTCAAGGGAGGAAAAGCGTAGAACATTCTGGGTTGCATATTATCTGGATCGGCTTCTGTGTATCAGAAACCGTAGGCCGTTGACGCTGATCGAAGAAATG ATCTGTACCAGACTCCCGTCTTCAGACCTCGCCTTTCAGGGCGGCAGTCCCGTTCAAGAGCGGTTTCTGGAAGAGGTCTTTGCATCCGGGGACCACAGCCTCTTGTCGCCTCTGGCCGAGTCTGCCATTTTGCTCACGATATTTGGTCGTGCAGTATCGCAATGCCAGGCCCAACGAACGCAACCGACATATGCAAGCGCATCACTGGAGTTCTGGATGCGTCAAGAATGGGTCAAAAACACGCTGAGCTCGTCTTTGAATTCGTTGATGGTCAACCACCCAGTTATCTCAGCAGCAGAGCCGATGCTGTTCTTTTCCACCATGATGGCGCACGCCGTCAAAATCTACATGTGCCAGATTGTCGAGTCCACATCCCACGAGGAATCATGTCGACCCAACGTAGTAGAGTGCCAGAACCAAGCCATGCACGCGGCAAGGGAGATCGCGAGACTGGTCAAAGCCCACGAGCACATCCCCTATTTCAAG GCCTACATTTTCCTCCCGCTCGCCATCTTTTTGGCCGCGTCAAGGCTCATGGCACATCTAGACTGTGTGGTGGAGAACATGCAAGCACTTACGCCGCTAGGGACTTCATGTTATCAAGGGATGGAAGTCAAGGACGGCATCAATGCCGAGTTTCAGTGTTGCATGAACGCGCTGAGGAGCATGCAGAGCTTCAACAATCTTGCACGCGAATACTTGCTTGTGTTGGAGCCACAGGAGTCGTTTTCACTCACTGCTTTTCAGGGGGCTTTTCTCTGTGAATAG